The Halofilum ochraceum genome includes a region encoding these proteins:
- a CDS encoding ferredoxin--NADP reductase — protein sequence MAANYAAETVTSVYHWNDKLFSFRTTRDPGFRFRNGEFVMLGLEGERKPVVRAYSIASTNYEEELEFLSIKVPDGQLTSRLQRVQPGDQVLVSRKPTGTLVLDDLRPGRRLFLIATGTGLAPFLSLIKDFDTYEQFDEVILFHGVRHVSELAYREYITETLPNDEIFGEMVRGQLRYYPTVTREEFPHRGRVTDLIRSGRLFEDLGIDPLDPATDRAMVCGNPAMLSDTCSLLDANGMSISPRRGEQGDYVIERAFVER from the coding sequence ATGGCAGCGAATTACGCAGCGGAAACCGTCACCAGCGTATATCACTGGAACGACAAGCTGTTCAGCTTCCGCACCACACGCGACCCCGGTTTCCGGTTCCGCAACGGCGAATTCGTCATGCTGGGCCTCGAGGGCGAGCGCAAACCGGTCGTCCGGGCCTACAGCATCGCCAGCACGAACTACGAAGAGGAACTCGAATTCCTCAGCATCAAGGTGCCGGACGGGCAGTTGACCTCGCGCCTGCAGCGCGTGCAGCCGGGCGATCAGGTTCTCGTCAGCCGCAAGCCGACCGGCACGCTCGTCCTCGACGACCTGCGCCCGGGGCGGCGTCTGTTCCTGATCGCGACGGGTACCGGGCTCGCACCGTTCCTCAGCCTGATCAAGGATTTCGATACCTACGAGCAGTTCGACGAGGTGATCCTGTTCCACGGTGTCCGTCACGTGAGTGAGCTCGCCTATCGCGAATACATCACCGAAACGCTCCCGAACGACGAGATCTTCGGCGAGATGGTGCGCGGACAGCTGCGCTACTACCCCACCGTGACGCGCGAGGAATTCCCCCATCGCGGCCGGGTGACCGACCTCATCCGCAGCGGCCGGCTGTTCGAGGACCTCGGTATCGACCCGCTGGATCCGGCCACCGACCGGGCAATGGTCTGCGGCAATCCGGCCATGCTCAGCGACACCTGCAGCCTGCTCGATGCCAACGGCATGAGCATCAGCCCACGCCGCGGCGAGCAGGGGGATTATGTGATTGAGCGGGCGTTTGTGGAGCGGTAG
- a CDS encoding energy transducer TonB, with amino-acid sequence MPAGVTRILPFAAISAVLHAAVLMNAPDRLEIAVTPGGDTGPVAVRLVPSGATRPDPAAQSGVAGAIPEPVRDRSRQPQAARRVDEATPDGASKPSVQEVVEPDHVQASLAERSTGEAAPKPSGQQRANTGAAQEAEQRNQSRSAPAAEEKPVKATADEKTRTNDAPDTPQASDASETVARSDQSKPTEKDTAGATGAETRQAQATNQTAGAESGEAPERDQKADTQSGAEGANDRAQLATRARQQVEIHFRDRFRYPRIARQRGWEGRVVLTFRLQPDGRITDVEVAESSGRSILDENARQTLIHIQRVPEIADRLRGEPLELEVPVTYRLQPA; translated from the coding sequence ATGCCCGCCGGCGTCACGCGCATCCTGCCTTTCGCGGCCATCTCGGCGGTCCTGCACGCGGCCGTCCTGATGAATGCGCCCGATCGGCTGGAGATCGCGGTGACACCCGGCGGCGATACGGGCCCGGTTGCCGTCCGGCTGGTCCCGTCCGGCGCGACCCGACCCGACCCGGCAGCGCAATCAGGCGTTGCCGGGGCCATTCCGGAACCGGTCCGCGATCGGAGCCGGCAACCGCAAGCGGCCAGGCGCGTGGACGAAGCCACGCCGGACGGGGCATCGAAACCGTCGGTACAGGAGGTCGTGGAACCGGATCATGTACAGGCGTCATTGGCTGAGCGGAGTACGGGCGAAGCGGCCCCGAAACCCTCCGGACAACAAAGAGCCAATACCGGCGCGGCCCAGGAGGCCGAGCAACGCAACCAATCCCGGTCGGCGCCGGCCGCGGAAGAGAAGCCCGTCAAAGCAACAGCGGACGAGAAGACCCGGACAAACGACGCTCCCGATACCCCACAAGCATCCGACGCCTCTGAAACGGTCGCCAGGTCCGATCAGTCGAAGCCGACCGAAAAGGACACAGCGGGCGCGACCGGTGCTGAGACCCGCCAGGCCCAGGCAACCAATCAAACCGCTGGCGCGGAGAGCGGCGAAGCACCGGAGCGAGATCAAAAGGCCGACACGCAATCCGGCGCGGAGGGTGCGAATGACCGTGCCCAGCTCGCGACTCGCGCCCGGCAGCAGGTGGAGATTCACTTCCGCGACCGCTTTCGCTACCCGCGGATCGCACGCCAGCGCGGCTGGGAAGGCCGCGTCGTTCTCACGTTCCGGCTCCAGCCCGATGGCCGGATCACGGATGTGGAAGTGGCCGAGAGTTCCGGGCGCTCGATCCTCGACGAAAACGCCCGCCAGACCCTGATCCATATCCAGCGTGTGCCGGAAATCGCCGACCGGCTGCGGGGGGAACCGCTGGAACTCGAGGTGCCGGTCACGTACCGTCTGCAACCCGCCTGA
- a CDS encoding mechanosensitive ion channel family protein has protein sequence MKEQLTRWLEAAGLPHSDPMYLLIVLALIALTSLLVHWLLHRIALPVLDRQVSPVDPDESVDAPPSAARRWKNALFAHHIFTRLSLTFQGVLVYTLARILLDTDTAALPVIEVLSHLWIILFALLAVFSILDALGDMTASMKLASRLPLRGIFQGVKLLGAIVALILAIALLIGKSPLILFSGLGAMTAILLLIFKDPILGLVAGIQLSANDMLRVGDWLEMPKYGADGDVLDINLTTVKVRNWDKTITSIPSYALISDSFKNWRNIEQVHGRRIKRAIHIDATSVRFTTDEDLARLRKSRLLTDYIEQKVVEIEAYNQEQGIDPSSPMNGRHLTNLGIFRAYLVASLAASEHINHDLTYMVRQLEPGTDGIPLEIYGFANQTSWVPYEGIQSDIFDHVFAVISEFGLRLHQSPTGHDIRQLGESLAGTSAVQP, from the coding sequence ATGAAAGAACAACTGACCCGCTGGCTGGAAGCCGCAGGACTGCCGCACTCGGACCCGATGTACCTGCTGATCGTCCTCGCGCTCATCGCGCTGACCTCCCTGCTCGTGCATTGGCTACTGCACCGGATCGCCCTGCCGGTGCTCGACCGGCAAGTATCGCCGGTCGATCCCGACGAGTCGGTCGACGCGCCGCCGTCCGCCGCCCGGCGCTGGAAAAACGCATTATTCGCCCACCACATCTTCACGCGTCTGAGTCTGACCTTTCAGGGTGTCCTCGTGTACACGCTCGCGCGGATCCTGCTCGATACGGACACGGCGGCACTGCCGGTCATCGAGGTCCTCAGCCACCTCTGGATCATCCTGTTCGCGCTGCTAGCCGTGTTCTCGATACTCGATGCGCTCGGCGATATGACCGCATCGATGAAACTCGCCTCGCGGTTGCCGCTGCGGGGGATATTCCAGGGGGTCAAACTGCTGGGCGCGATCGTCGCCTTGATCCTCGCCATCGCCCTGTTGATCGGCAAATCGCCACTGATCCTGTTCAGCGGGCTGGGCGCGATGACCGCCATCCTGCTGCTGATTTTCAAGGACCCGATCCTGGGCCTGGTGGCCGGTATCCAGCTCTCGGCGAACGACATGCTCCGGGTCGGCGACTGGCTCGAGATGCCGAAATATGGCGCCGATGGCGACGTGCTCGACATCAACCTCACGACGGTCAAGGTCCGCAACTGGGACAAGACCATCACCTCGATCCCCAGCTATGCGTTGATCTCCGACTCGTTCAAGAACTGGCGGAACATCGAGCAGGTCCATGGTCGACGCATCAAGCGTGCGATCCACATCGACGCGACCAGCGTTCGCTTCACCACCGATGAGGATCTGGCCCGACTCCGCAAGTCACGGCTGCTGACCGACTATATCGAGCAGAAAGTCGTGGAGATCGAGGCCTACAATCAAGAGCAGGGCATCGATCCCAGTTCTCCCATGAACGGCCGGCATCTCACCAACCTGGGCATATTCCGCGCCTACCTCGTCGCCTCCCTCGCCGCCAGCGAGCATATCAACCACGACCTGACCTACATGGTGCGGCAGCTCGAACCGGGCACGGACGGCATCCCGCTGGAGATCTACGGCTTCGCCAACCAGACGAGCTGGGTACCCTATGAAGGCATCCAGTCCGACATCTTCGACCATGTATTCGCCGTGATCTCCGAGTTCGGCCTGCGCCTGCACCAGAGCCCGACCGGACATGACATCCGACAGCTCGGGGAGAGCCTGGCTGGGACAAGCGCGGTGCAACCGTAA
- the cobO gene encoding cob(I)yrinic acid a,c-diamide adenosyltransferase — protein sequence MAEHEETDAEYRARMEKKKAAVDEKVAQAKENRGIFIVLTGDGKGKSSSAFGTLTRAIGHGFRGGVVQFIKGTWDSGDHRFFGEHPSVEYHVMGTGFTWETRDREKDRQAAVAAWEHAEKLLEDEHLKLIVLDELTYVIKYGHIPVERVVEALQFRPRHQTVIVTGRNAQDELIELADTVSEVRKVKHAFEQGIKAQPGVEF from the coding sequence ATGGCCGAGCATGAGGAAACCGACGCGGAATACCGCGCACGGATGGAAAAGAAAAAGGCGGCCGTGGACGAGAAGGTCGCGCAGGCGAAGGAGAACCGTGGCATCTTCATCGTGCTCACCGGCGACGGCAAGGGGAAGTCTTCCTCGGCCTTCGGCACCCTCACCCGCGCCATCGGCCACGGCTTCAGGGGCGGCGTCGTCCAGTTCATCAAGGGCACCTGGGACTCCGGCGATCACCGCTTCTTCGGCGAGCACCCGTCCGTCGAATACCACGTGATGGGAACCGGCTTTACCTGGGAGACCCGCGACCGCGAGAAGGACCGGCAGGCCGCCGTGGCCGCGTGGGAGCACGCCGAGAAGCTGCTCGAGGACGAGCACCTGAAGCTGATCGTGCTCGACGAGCTGACCTATGTGATCAAGTACGGCCATATCCCGGTCGAACGCGTGGTCGAAGCACTGCAGTTCCGTCCACGGCACCAGACCGTCATCGTGACCGGCCGCAATGCGCAGGACGAACTGATCGAACTCGCCGACACCGTGAGTGAGGTGCGCAAGGTCAAACACGCCTTCGAACAGGGCATCAAGGCGCAGCCCGGTGTCGAATTCTGA
- the bluB gene encoding 5,6-dimethylbenzimidazole synthase — MPEQRYSQPEIDALYRVIAERRDMRHFRPDPVEPATLTRLLQAAHLGPSVGYMQPWRFIRITSTALRNELHALVEGERERTADALGERRNEFMRLKVEGMRDCGELLVVALCDGRERHVFGRRTMPEMDLASAACAIQNLWLAARAEGLGMGWVSLFDPSAVAELLAMPPGAKPIAILCLGHVDGFYDRPMLEREDWAQRIPLDNLVGEDGWPKAGD, encoded by the coding sequence ATGCCGGAGCAGCGCTATAGCCAGCCGGAGATCGATGCGCTGTACCGCGTCATCGCCGAACGTCGCGATATGCGTCACTTCCGGCCGGATCCGGTCGAACCGGCGACGCTGACGCGGCTGCTCCAGGCGGCCCATCTCGGACCGAGCGTCGGGTACATGCAGCCCTGGCGTTTCATCCGGATCACCTCCACCGCACTGCGGAACGAACTGCACGCGCTGGTGGAGGGGGAACGCGAACGCACGGCGGATGCGCTTGGCGAAAGACGGAACGAATTCATGCGGCTCAAGGTCGAAGGCATGCGCGATTGCGGCGAACTGCTCGTCGTCGCACTCTGCGACGGTCGCGAACGCCACGTATTCGGTCGCCGGACGATGCCGGAGATGGACCTGGCCTCGGCGGCCTGCGCCATCCAGAACCTGTGGCTGGCCGCACGTGCGGAAGGCCTGGGGATGGGCTGGGTCTCGCTGTTCGATCCGAGCGCCGTGGCTGAGCTGCTCGCGATGCCGCCCGGGGCGAAGCCGATCGCGATCCTGTGCCTCGGTCATGTGGACGGGTTCTACGACCGCCCCATGCTGGAGCGCGAGGACTGGGCCCAGCGGATCCCGCTGGATAACCTCGTCGGCGAGGACGGCTGGCCGAAGGCCGGCGACTGA
- the cobD gene encoding threonine-phosphate decarboxylase CobD codes for MRRRHGGNLGEMVRAMGRPEQDWLDLSTGINPHPWEAPTPPPATWYQLPDPHDGLVENAAAYYGSDATLPVPGSQSALAMLPWLRGRSRVAVIDPGYSEHAAAWARAGHDVVPLSSPQLSGGAGTAFDVLVVINPNNPDGTYFEPETLLEWRTRIASRGGWMIVDEAFVDTTPQYSLAPQAPLPGLLILRSIGKFFGLAGMRIGFALGPDDLLQPLEEALGPWSVNGPARWLTRNALGDRAWQSAMRSRLQGEGERLGELLARHFGRRVVGTPLFRTVLTPHAAAIHEALAQQGILVRLLDRQDGLRFGLPADEADWRRLETVLADVMAEVTSRA; via the coding sequence ATGCGGCGTAGACATGGCGGCAATCTCGGCGAGATGGTCCGGGCGATGGGCCGCCCGGAGCAGGACTGGCTTGATCTGTCGACCGGGATCAATCCTCACCCCTGGGAGGCACCGACACCGCCGCCGGCGACCTGGTACCAACTCCCCGACCCGCATGACGGCCTGGTGGAAAACGCCGCGGCCTATTACGGCAGCGATGCCACCCTGCCGGTACCGGGTTCGCAATCCGCGCTCGCGATGCTGCCGTGGCTGCGTGGCCGCTCACGCGTGGCGGTGATCGATCCTGGTTATTCCGAGCATGCCGCCGCGTGGGCGCGTGCCGGTCACGATGTCGTACCACTGTCTTCGCCGCAGCTCTCCGGCGGCGCCGGCACGGCGTTCGACGTGCTCGTGGTGATCAACCCGAATAATCCGGATGGCACGTACTTCGAGCCGGAGACGCTGCTCGAGTGGCGCACCCGGATCGCGAGCCGGGGCGGCTGGATGATCGTCGACGAGGCCTTTGTCGACACCACCCCCCAATACAGCCTGGCGCCGCAGGCACCGTTACCCGGCCTGTTGATTCTGCGCTCCATCGGCAAGTTCTTTGGCCTGGCCGGCATGCGGATCGGCTTTGCGCTGGGCCCGGATGACCTGCTGCAGCCCCTGGAAGAGGCGCTCGGACCGTGGTCGGTCAACGGGCCCGCCCGCTGGCTCACCCGCAACGCCCTCGGCGACCGTGCCTGGCAGTCCGCCATGCGTAGCCGGTTGCAGGGCGAGGGCGAGCGCCTCGGCGAACTGCTTGCGCGTCATTTCGGGCGGCGCGTGGTCGGTACGCCGCTGTTCCGGACGGTGCTTACGCCGCATGCCGCGGCCATCCACGAAGCGTTGGCGCAACAGGGGATCCTCGTGCGACTGCTTGATCGGCAGGACGGTCTGCGTTTCGGTCTGCCCGCGGATGAGGCGGACTGGCGACGTCTGGAAACCGTACTCGCCGATGTCATGGCCGAGGTCACGAGTCGCGCATGA
- a CDS encoding nucleoside deaminase, producing the protein MNEQDRAHLQRCIELATEALNAGDAPFGSVLVDGDGNRLAEDRNRAVTDNVTHHPEFELARWAARNLDPAACAAATVYTSGEHCPMCAAAHAMAGLGRIVYIMSSRQFAERLAEFGHPPGAVRDLSVQEIAPGIDVVGPVTELVPSVLELYQRRYGHGETTPDAS; encoded by the coding sequence ATGAACGAACAGGACCGTGCGCATCTGCAGCGCTGTATCGAACTGGCGACCGAGGCCCTGAACGCCGGCGACGCCCCGTTCGGTTCCGTTCTGGTCGATGGCGACGGCAATCGGCTCGCCGAAGACCGCAACCGCGCCGTCACGGACAACGTGACTCACCATCCCGAGTTCGAACTCGCGCGCTGGGCCGCACGGAATCTCGATCCGGCTGCCTGCGCTGCGGCGACGGTCTATACCTCGGGCGAGCACTGCCCCATGTGCGCGGCGGCACATGCGATGGCCGGATTGGGGCGGATCGTCTATATCATGTCATCGCGCCAGTTCGCGGAACGTCTGGCGGAATTCGGGCACCCGCCGGGCGCAGTACGCGATCTGTCCGTCCAGGAGATAGCGCCCGGGATCGATGTCGTCGGCCCGGTCACCGAACTGGTGCCGAGCGTGCTGGAACTCTACCAACGCCGATACGGACACGGCGAAACAACGCCGGATGCCTCATGA
- a CDS encoding phospholipase A, with amino-acid sequence MRTIGRGARVGARSGFSLPGLIGLLACAILVTPPGPAAAAEDEREAASADPELETLTLPRGLSLYKPNYALPLTWSDDADESADAEFKFQLSFQYQVAQTPVYVAYTQTAYLRWLDDENSRPFRETNYNPEVWYRFRPGRLRPDWLGLDIGYEHESNGEDLPESRSWDRTYLRAWFDQQAWKGSLKLWSRVPEGDPSTQDDPDGDDNPDIVDYYGHHQLQLEYTFEDGERLSATSRYSFSDHHGALRLDYAWPTGAGSGYWYLQLFSGYGESLETFRENRTRIGIGFALLN; translated from the coding sequence GTGCGAACAATTGGTCGAGGCGCGCGGGTAGGAGCGCGCTCAGGGTTCAGCCTGCCGGGACTTATCGGTCTCCTCGCATGCGCGATCCTCGTCACGCCCCCAGGCCCGGCGGCGGCTGCGGAAGACGAACGCGAGGCCGCGAGTGCGGACCCGGAACTGGAGACGCTTACGCTGCCCAGGGGGCTGTCGCTGTACAAGCCGAACTATGCCCTGCCGTTGACCTGGAGCGATGACGCGGATGAGTCCGCGGATGCGGAGTTCAAGTTCCAGCTGAGTTTTCAGTATCAGGTGGCGCAGACACCGGTCTACGTGGCCTATACCCAGACGGCCTATCTGCGCTGGCTGGATGACGAGAACTCACGTCCGTTCCGCGAGACCAACTACAACCCGGAAGTATGGTACCGCTTCCGACCCGGGCGCCTGCGGCCGGACTGGCTCGGGCTCGACATCGGCTACGAGCACGAGTCCAACGGCGAGGACCTGCCCGAGTCGCGGAGCTGGGATCGGACCTACCTGCGCGCATGGTTTGATCAGCAGGCGTGGAAGGGGTCCCTCAAGCTTTGGTCGCGGGTACCGGAAGGCGATCCGTCGACGCAGGACGATCCGGATGGCGACGATAACCCCGATATCGTCGACTACTATGGCCATCACCAGCTGCAGCTCGAGTACACGTTCGAAGACGGGGAGCGGCTGTCCGCGACCAGCCGGTACTCGTTCTCGGACCACCACGGGGCGCTGCGCCTGGACTACGCCTGGCCGACCGGCGCGGGTAGCGGCTACTGGTATCTGCAGTTGTTCAGCGGTTACGGGGAGAGTCTGGAGACGTTCCGTGAGAACCGAACGCGAATCGGGATCGGGTTTGCATTGCTGAATTGA
- a CDS encoding methylated-DNA--[protein]-cysteine S-methyltransferase: MGDSTRTRIRELCAYIEAHPDASLTLAALGERVHLSPGYLQRRFKAITGVSPKQYARMCRLRALRELLREGETVTDAICDAGFGSASRVYEQATERLGMTPGQYRVGGAGLEISYATVSTPLGLLMMAATDRGLCFVQFGEDEAAMRDRLAAEYPAASLSPMPASTDAAFDAWMAGLRSRLDGAPDGRDLPLDVRGTAFQTLVWEYLQRIPAGETRSYSDVAAAIGRPAAVRAVAGACAANRLAVVIPCHRVIRGDGGLGGYRWGLARKRALLEREAAGRGNEE; this comes from the coding sequence ATGGGGGATTCAACCCGGACCCGTATCCGCGAACTGTGTGCGTATATCGAGGCGCACCCGGATGCATCCCTGACGCTCGCGGCACTCGGGGAGCGGGTGCATCTGAGCCCGGGCTATCTGCAGCGGCGCTTCAAGGCCATTACCGGTGTCTCCCCGAAGCAGTACGCGCGCATGTGCCGGTTACGCGCCCTGCGGGAATTGCTGCGCGAGGGGGAGACGGTGACCGATGCGATCTGTGACGCCGGATTCGGTTCGGCGAGTCGCGTCTATGAACAGGCCACGGAGCGGTTGGGCATGACGCCGGGGCAGTATCGGGTCGGCGGGGCGGGGCTGGAGATTTCGTACGCGACCGTCTCGACGCCGTTGGGGCTGTTGATGATGGCGGCCACGGATCGCGGTTTGTGCTTCGTACAATTCGGGGAAGACGAGGCGGCGATGCGCGATCGACTGGCGGCGGAGTATCCGGCGGCGTCGCTGTCACCGATGCCGGCGAGCACGGATGCCGCGTTCGATGCCTGGATGGCCGGTCTGCGTTCGCGCCTGGATGGTGCGCCGGACGGGCGTGATCTGCCGCTGGATGTCCGCGGCACCGCGTTTCAGACGCTGGTCTGGGAATATCTGCAACGGATCCCGGCCGGCGAGACCCGCAGTTATTCGGACGTGGCGGCCGCGATCGGCCGGCCCGCGGCCGTAAGGGCGGTGGCCGGGGCCTGTGCCGCCAATCGTCTGGCAGTGGTGATCCCCTGCCACCGGGTCATCCGTGGTGACGGGGGACTGGGCGGCTATCGCTGGGGTCTGGCGCGCAAACGGGCGTTGCTGGAACGTGAAGCGGCGGGTCGGGGCAACGAGGAGTGA
- a CDS encoding cobalamin-binding protein — MTLRTLFGALLIAVASPAMAGIEVTDDTGRTVRLDDPAERIVSLAPHVTETLFEAGAGDRIVATVNHSDYPPAAEDIPRIGGYDRINIERILDLDPDLVIGWESGNAQAQIQRLQDLGLTLYISEPRELSTIAGSLERFGTLAGTADTAREAARAYRERLAGLRARYADREPIEVFYQIWNNPLMTINDDHLISDVIRGCGGTNVFRDLPKIAPRVSTEAVVMRDPQVIVASGMGEERPEWLDNWKQWSELRAVANGNLYFIPPQYLQRHTPRILIGMERLCEQLVEARG, encoded by the coding sequence ATGACGCTACGCACCCTGTTTGGCGCGCTGCTGATCGCCGTGGCAAGCCCGGCCATGGCCGGTATCGAGGTGACGGACGATACCGGTCGCACCGTGCGCCTCGATGATCCGGCCGAGCGGATCGTGAGCCTCGCGCCGCACGTCACCGAGACGCTGTTCGAGGCGGGTGCCGGCGACCGCATCGTCGCGACCGTCAATCACAGCGATTATCCGCCGGCGGCGGAAGACATACCGCGGATTGGTGGCTACGATCGAATCAACATCGAGCGGATTCTCGATCTCGATCCGGATCTGGTCATCGGCTGGGAGAGCGGCAATGCCCAGGCGCAGATCCAGCGCCTCCAGGACCTCGGACTGACGCTGTACATCAGTGAGCCGCGGGAGCTCTCCACGATCGCCGGGAGCCTGGAGCGATTCGGTACGCTCGCCGGAACCGCCGATACGGCCCGCGAAGCGGCACGCGCGTATCGCGAGCGTCTGGCGGGGCTGCGCGCACGGTATGCCGACCGCGAACCCATTGAGGTGTTCTACCAGATCTGGAACAACCCGCTGATGACGATCAATGACGACCACCTGATCAGCGACGTCATCCGCGGCTGCGGGGGGACCAACGTGTTCCGCGACCTGCCGAAGATCGCGCCCCGCGTCAGTACGGAGGCTGTGGTCATGCGCGATCCGCAGGTCATTGTTGCCAGCGGTATGGGTGAGGAACGCCCGGAATGGCTCGACAACTGGAAGCAGTGGTCGGAGTTGCGCGCGGTGGCCAACGGGAATCTCTATTTCATTCCGCCGCAGTATCTCCAGCGACACACCCCACGCATCCTCATCGGTATGGAGCGCTTGTGCGAACAATTGGTCGAGGCGCGCGGGTAG
- the cbiB gene encoding adenosylcobinamide-phosphate synthase CbiB, protein MQTGLVIAAALFADALLGEMRRGHPLVGFGVLAARTERTLNRRYFPAFLRRLLGGLGLLLLVAPLVVAAAWLAAAPHGWAFEVLVLYLALGLRSLGKHARRVQRALDADDIDSARAAVGMMVSRDVRALDRRGVAAATIESVLENGNDAVFGTLFWFAVAGAPGALAYRLVNTLDAMWGYRTARLAAFGWTAARLDDLMNWPAARLTALTYGLVGRAPLRALRCARVQGGRTDSPNAGVVMAAGAGALGVRVGGPGVYHGRRTWRPRFGVGRRPDVAAIGRATGLVINGALVWTGIACIVGWWFS, encoded by the coding sequence ATGCAGACCGGTCTCGTGATCGCGGCGGCACTGTTCGCCGATGCCCTGCTCGGCGAGATGCGCCGTGGTCACCCGCTCGTCGGATTCGGTGTGCTGGCCGCGCGCACGGAGCGCACGCTGAATCGCCGTTATTTCCCCGCTTTCCTGCGCCGCCTGCTCGGGGGGCTCGGACTCCTGCTGCTGGTGGCGCCGCTGGTCGTGGCCGCTGCGTGGCTCGCGGCCGCACCCCACGGCTGGGCCTTCGAGGTGCTCGTGCTCTACCTGGCGCTGGGGCTGCGCAGTCTCGGCAAACATGCGCGTCGGGTACAGCGTGCACTCGACGCCGACGATATCGATTCGGCCCGTGCCGCCGTGGGCATGATGGTGAGTCGCGATGTCCGCGCGCTCGACCGCCGCGGGGTGGCGGCGGCCACGATCGAATCGGTGCTGGAGAACGGCAATGATGCCGTGTTCGGTACGTTGTTCTGGTTCGCGGTCGCCGGCGCGCCAGGGGCGTTGGCCTATCGCCTCGTCAATACCCTGGACGCCATGTGGGGGTATCGCACGGCGCGTCTGGCCGCGTTCGGCTGGACCGCGGCGCGGCTGGATGACCTGATGAACTGGCCGGCGGCGCGACTGACCGCGCTCACCTACGGTCTGGTGGGCCGCGCGCCGCTGCGGGCGCTGCGTTGTGCCCGGGTGCAGGGTGGGCGCACGGACAGCCCCAATGCCGGTGTCGTGATGGCCGCGGGCGCCGGGGCGTTGGGCGTGCGTGTCGGCGGTCCGGGCGTATATCATGGCCGGCGGACATGGCGGCCCCGGTTCGGAGTCGGTCGGCGCCCGGATGTGGCCGCGATCGGACGGGCCACCGGTCTTGTCATCAACGGCGCGCTGGTCTGGACGGGCATTGCCTGTATCGTCGGCTGGTGGTTTTCGTAG